A genomic window from Streptococcus sanguinis includes:
- the rsmG gene encoding 16S rRNA (guanine(527)-N(7))-methyltransferase RsmG, which produces MTPQEFYQLLAQQGIELTDRQKDQFERYFELLVEWNEKINLTAITEKNEVYLKHFYDSIAPVLQGLIDNQELKLLDIGAGAGFPSLPMKIICPQLDVTIIDSLNKRINFLKLLAEELELDKVHFYHGRAEDLAQDKAFRAQFDLVTARAVARMQVLSELTIPYLKVGGKLLALKASNAPEELYEAKNALNLLFSKFQDNLSYALPNGDPRFITVVEKKKETPNKYPRKAGMPNKRPL; this is translated from the coding sequence ATGACACCGCAAGAATTTTACCAGCTCTTAGCCCAGCAGGGAATCGAGCTGACCGACCGCCAGAAAGACCAGTTTGAGCGTTATTTTGAACTCTTGGTCGAATGGAATGAAAAAATCAATCTGACAGCTATCACCGAGAAAAATGAAGTCTATCTCAAACATTTCTATGATTCAATTGCACCCGTTTTGCAAGGCCTGATTGATAATCAAGAGCTTAAGCTGCTGGACATCGGAGCTGGTGCCGGCTTTCCTAGCCTCCCTATGAAAATCATCTGTCCTCAGCTGGATGTGACCATCATTGACTCCCTCAACAAACGAATCAATTTCCTCAAACTGCTGGCAGAGGAGCTGGAGCTGGACAAGGTTCACTTCTACCACGGCCGCGCAGAAGACCTTGCTCAGGACAAGGCCTTTCGGGCTCAATTTGACCTGGTCACTGCTCGTGCAGTCGCTCGGATGCAGGTTCTGTCTGAGCTGACTATTCCCTACCTCAAGGTTGGTGGCAAGCTTCTGGCCCTCAAGGCGTCCAATGCCCCCGAGGAACTATATGAAGCCAAAAATGCCCTGAACCTGCTCTTTAGCAAGTTCCAAGACAACCTCAGCTATGCCCTACCAAACGGTGACCCTCGCTTTATCACAGTGGTGGAAAAGAAGAAAGAAACCCCCAATAAATACCCCCGCAAAGCAGGCATGCCAAACAAAAGACCATTATAA
- a CDS encoding ABC transporter ATP-binding protein: protein MLLEAHNLSKSYQENQEPILRDLSLEIGSGQFIAIMGPSGCGKSTLLNLLSTIDKPDQGQILYEEQDLLAMKDKDLDRLRREAFGFVFQQATFLKNLNILDNICLPSIIGKKGSERKAAYERAKDLMALTGIKDIAHRTIHQVSGGQLQRAGICRALMNQPRIIFADEPTGALNSQAGRQAMELMQHFHQQGASILLVTHDASVATYADKVLLILDGKIKKEVLFDPAAHQDERRQLLLAELNQIGI, encoded by the coding sequence ATGTTATTAGAAGCACATAACCTCAGCAAAAGCTATCAGGAAAATCAGGAGCCCATTCTCCGTGATTTGTCGCTGGAGATTGGAAGCGGCCAATTCATCGCCATCATGGGACCTTCTGGCTGCGGGAAATCCACTCTTCTCAATCTTCTGTCCACTATTGACAAACCTGATCAAGGACAGATTCTTTACGAGGAACAGGACTTGCTGGCTATGAAAGACAAGGACTTGGACCGTCTTCGAAGAGAGGCTTTCGGCTTTGTCTTCCAGCAGGCAACCTTCCTGAAAAATCTCAATATCCTAGACAATATCTGCCTACCGAGTATTATCGGTAAGAAAGGCAGCGAGCGAAAGGCAGCCTATGAGCGAGCCAAGGACTTAATGGCTCTGACCGGGATTAAGGACATTGCTCACCGCACTATCCATCAGGTATCGGGCGGCCAACTCCAGCGAGCCGGCATCTGCCGGGCTCTCATGAACCAGCCTCGAATCATTTTTGCTGACGAACCTACTGGGGCGCTCAACTCTCAAGCCGGCCGTCAGGCTATGGAGCTCATGCAGCACTTCCACCAGCAGGGTGCAAGTATCCTTCTGGTAACCCACGATGCCAGCGTGGCTACCTATGCCGACAAGGTACTGCTCATTTTAGATGGCAAGATCAAAAAAGAAGTTCTCTTTGACCCAGCTGCCCATCAAGATGAGCGACGTCAGCTGCTCTTGGCGGAGCTCAATCAGATTGGCATATGA